ACGGCCGAGACATGGGACAACGGTAAACCAATCCGTGAAACCACCGCTGCAGACATTCCGCTTTCGGTCGACCACTTCCGTTACTTCGCAGGCGTTCTGCGTAGCCAGGAAGGCACGATGTCCGAGATCGACGCAGACACGGTTGCCTACCACTATCACGAGCCGCTGGGTGTGGTCGGACAGATCATCCCGTGGAACTTCTCGATCCTGATGGCTGCTTGGAAACTGGCGCCCGCATTGGCTGCTGGTAACTGCATCGTTCTGAAGCCTGCTGAACAAACGCCTGCGGCAATCATGGTGCTGATGGAAATCATCGCTGACCTGCTTCCGGACGGCGTGCTGAACATCGTCAATGGCTATGGTGCCGAAGTTGGCGCACCGCTGGCACGTTCAAGCCGCATCGCCAAGATCGCCTTCACCGGGTCGACCGAAACTGGTCGCCTGATCATGCAAGCCGCAACCGAGAACCTGATCCCGGTCACGCTGGAACTGGGAGGCAAAAGCCCGAACATCTTCTTCTCGGACGTTATGGCCGAAGACGATGCGTTCCTTGACAAGGCTGTCGAAGGCTTCGTTCTGTTTGCCTTCAACCAAGGCGAGGTCTGCACCTGTCCTTCGCGTGCCCTGGTTCAGGAAGACATCTATGACGAGTTCATTGCCCGCTGCATTGAGCGCGTAAAAGCGATCAAACACGGCGATCCGCGTCTGAGTGATACCATGGTCGGTGCACAAGCAAGTGCCGAGCAGCAGGAAAAGATCCTGTCTTATCTGACCATTGGCCGCGAAGAAGGCGCCGAGGTTCTGGTTGGCGGTGACGCTGCCCGCTTCAATGGCGAATTGTCCGGCGGTAACTATATCCAGCCGACCATCCTGAAGGGCCACAACAAGATGCGCGTCTTCCAGGAAGAGATCTTTGGCCCGGTTGTGTCGGTCACGACCTTCAAGGACGAAGAAGAAGCGCTGGCGATTGCAAATGACACGATGTACGGCCTTGGTGCCGGTGTCTGGTCGCGTGACGCAAACCGTTGCTACCGCTTTGGCCGCGCGATCGAAGCAGGCCGTGTTTGGGTCAACAACTATCACGCCTATCCGGCCCATGCTGCCTT
The Aliiroseovarius pelagivivens DNA segment above includes these coding regions:
- the adh gene encoding aldehyde dehydrogenase gives rise to the protein MNEMTQEAGTFASPFKTRYDNFIGGKFVAPVNGKYFDNVTPITGVAVCEVARSDAADVELALDAAHAAKEAWGRTSAAERSNILLQIADRIEENLDIIATAETWDNGKPIRETTAADIPLSVDHFRYFAGVLRSQEGTMSEIDADTVAYHYHEPLGVVGQIIPWNFSILMAAWKLAPALAAGNCIVLKPAEQTPAAIMVLMEIIADLLPDGVLNIVNGYGAEVGAPLARSSRIAKIAFTGSTETGRLIMQAATENLIPVTLELGGKSPNIFFSDVMAEDDAFLDKAVEGFVLFAFNQGEVCTCPSRALVQEDIYDEFIARCIERVKAIKHGDPRLSDTMVGAQASAEQQEKILSYLTIGREEGAEVLVGGDAARFNGELSGGNYIQPTILKGHNKMRVFQEEIFGPVVSVTTFKDEEEALAIANDTMYGLGAGVWSRDANRCYRFGRAIEAGRVWVNNYHAYPAHAAFGGYKQSGIGRETHKMMLDHYQQTKNVLMSYNPNKLGFF